In a single window of the bacterium genome:
- a CDS encoding glycosyltransferase family 9 protein: MKISRSVPNLNPHRILMVQLRRIGDCLLCTPAIRALHERFPAATIDFLAEYPAEETLREHPLLRKVWVAPMEGLGATIELMRALRRERYDLAIDFFANPRSAQFVFLSGAKVRAGLRRRGRTWAYTSL, translated from the coding sequence ATGAAGATTTCCCGCTCCGTACCCAATCTGAATCCACACCGCATTCTGATGGTGCAGTTGCGGCGCATCGGCGACTGCCTGCTGTGCACCCCGGCGATTCGCGCCTTGCACGAGCGCTTTCCAGCCGCGACGATTGATTTTCTCGCGGAATATCCGGCCGAAGAAACGCTGCGCGAACATCCGCTGCTGCGCAAGGTGTGGGTGGCTCCGATGGAAGGGCTTGGCGCAACAATTGAACTCATGCGTGCCTTGCGGCGTGAACGCTACGATCTGGCGATTGACTTCTTTGCGAACCCGCGCAGTGCACAGTTTGTCTTTCTGTCGGGCGCGAAAGTCCGCGCCGGTTTGCGCCGACGAGGCCGCACGTGGGCTTACACATCACTTTGA